Proteins encoded in a region of the Agromyces protaetiae genome:
- a CDS encoding sugar phosphate isomerase/epimerase family protein translates to MRRTIGVNTWVWVSPLTDGPLPQLAAKAAGMGFGAIELPVEQPGDWSPDAAAETLAEHGLAPIVVGAMGPGRNLVAARGSEIVATQNYLVHCVKVAERLGSRVVAGPFTASTGRTWRMDAEEREDLYRELRTSLAPVVRQAEERGIRLAIEPLNRYETSLVNTVEQALDALGPLLGPGLGLALDSYHLNIEEKHVGDAIRAAGEHLAHVQVCGNDRGAVGDDHIDWPAFLDALDDAGYAGPLGLESFTGENATIAVAASVWRPLAPSQDALAERSIRYLTALQDEREAR, encoded by the coding sequence ATGCGGCGCACGATCGGTGTGAACACCTGGGTCTGGGTGTCGCCTCTGACGGACGGCCCGCTACCCCAGCTTGCGGCGAAAGCCGCGGGCATGGGCTTCGGGGCGATCGAGCTGCCGGTCGAGCAGCCGGGCGACTGGTCGCCCGACGCCGCGGCCGAGACGCTGGCCGAGCACGGGCTCGCCCCGATCGTCGTCGGGGCGATGGGCCCCGGCCGCAACCTCGTCGCCGCGCGCGGATCCGAGATCGTCGCGACGCAGAACTATCTCGTGCACTGCGTGAAGGTCGCCGAGCGGCTCGGGTCCCGCGTCGTCGCCGGGCCGTTCACGGCATCGACCGGGCGTACCTGGCGCATGGACGCCGAAGAGCGCGAAGACCTGTACCGGGAGCTCCGCACGAGCCTCGCGCCGGTGGTCAGGCAGGCCGAGGAGCGGGGCATCCGGCTCGCCATCGAACCGCTGAATCGCTACGAGACCAGTCTCGTGAACACCGTCGAGCAGGCGCTCGACGCGCTCGGCCCGCTGCTCGGGCCCGGCCTCGGGCTCGCGCTCGACAGCTACCACCTCAACATCGAGGAGAAGCACGTCGGCGACGCGATCCGCGCGGCCGGCGAGCACCTCGCCCATGTGCAGGTGTGCGGCAACGACCGCGGCGCCGTGGGCGACGACCACATCGACTGGCCGGCGTTTCTCGACGCGCTCGACGACGCGGGGTACGCCGGGCCGCTCGGCCTGGAGAGCTTCACAGGCGAGAACGCGACCATCGCGGTCGCCGCCTCGGTGTGGCGGCCGCTCGCGCCGTCGCAGGATGCGCTCGCCGAGCGGAGCATCCGCTATCTGACCGCGCTGCAAGACGAGAGGGAAGCCCGATGA
- a CDS encoding sugar phosphate isomerase/epimerase family protein, translated as MTDASTPVSDSPKSTHPVTLFTGQWADLPFEEVARLAAEWGYDGLEIAASGDHLDLKLAEEEPGYLEQRREILKRYGLEVYAISNHLTGQAVCDAPIDFRHQAIVRPYTWGDGDAEGVRQRAAEDMKRSARVARKLGVDTVVGFTGSSIWPYVAMFPPVPASVIDAGYEDFAARWNPILDVFDAEGVRFAHEVHPGEIAYDYWTSVRTLEAIGHREAFGFNWDPSHMMWQGVDPVGFILDFKDRIYHVDCKDTRLRPANGRAGIMGSHLAWGDPRRGWDFVSTGHGDVPWEDSFRALESIGYSGPISVEWEDAGMDRLHGAAEAVGFIRSKLWPLPTASFDAAFSNQ; from the coding sequence ATGACGGATGCATCCACGCCGGTGTCCGATTCGCCGAAGTCGACCCACCCGGTGACCCTGTTCACCGGACAGTGGGCGGATCTGCCGTTCGAAGAGGTCGCGCGGTTGGCGGCCGAGTGGGGGTATGACGGGCTCGAGATCGCGGCGTCGGGTGATCACCTCGATCTGAAGCTGGCCGAGGAGGAGCCGGGGTATCTCGAGCAGCGGCGGGAGATCTTGAAGCGGTATGGGCTCGAGGTGTATGCGATCTCGAACCATCTGACGGGGCAGGCGGTGTGCGATGCGCCGATCGACTTCCGGCATCAGGCGATCGTGCGCCCGTATACGTGGGGCGATGGCGACGCCGAGGGGGTCCGGCAGCGCGCCGCGGAGGACATGAAGCGGTCGGCGCGGGTGGCGCGGAAGCTCGGGGTCGACACGGTCGTGGGGTTCACGGGGTCGTCGATCTGGCCGTACGTGGCCATGTTCCCGCCGGTGCCGGCGTCGGTCATCGACGCCGGGTATGAGGATTTCGCGGCGAGGTGGAACCCGATCCTCGACGTGTTCGACGCGGAGGGTGTGCGCTTCGCGCACGAGGTGCACCCGGGCGAGATCGCGTACGACTACTGGACGAGCGTGCGCACGTTGGAGGCGATCGGGCACCGTGAGGCGTTCGGGTTCAACTGGGATCCGTCGCACATGATGTGGCAGGGTGTCGATCCGGTGGGGTTCATCCTGGACTTCAAGGACCGGATCTATCACGTGGACTGCAAGGACACCCGGTTGCGGCCGGCGAACGGTCGGGCCGGGATCATGGGGTCGCACCTCGCGTGGGGCGACCCGCGGCGCGGGTGGGACTTCGTGTCGACCGGGCACGGGGATGTGCCGTGGGAGGACTCGTTCCGGGCGCTGGAGTCGATCGGGTACTCGGGGCCGATCTCGGTCGAGTGGGAGGACGCCGGCATGGACCGGTTGCACGGTGCGGCGGAGGCCGTGGGATTCATCCGCTCGAAGCTGTGGCCGCTGCCGACCGCGTCCTTCGACGCCGCCTTCTCGAACCAGTAG
- a CDS encoding amidase domain-containing protein, whose protein sequence is MKRWPEMSKHRETPLLIRRRLIALGAGAALLVGVVGVSVAIAAGGADHRTADTAADTSISAAEPGPEAEPDEQASAAAGTDLSALSPAVAAQLAYVEANWQSTSNEEFGFLEASDCVNFASQSLLERGWQPDDEWWYEPGGDPYAHASPWISSTAFRDYLEAHPERATALTDDQRDQVKVGDIVQFDWDNSGDRDHTGIVTGVTTNADGTISIAYAGHTDPTYDFTVDEAITVKHPGGTAYYWSIPE, encoded by the coding sequence ATGAAACGGTGGCCGGAGATGTCGAAGCACCGCGAAACACCCCTGCTCATCCGTCGCCGGCTCATCGCACTCGGTGCCGGGGCCGCCCTGCTCGTCGGCGTCGTCGGGGTGAGCGTCGCGATCGCGGCGGGCGGGGCGGACCACCGCACTGCCGACACCGCGGCCGACACGTCGATCTCCGCGGCGGAGCCGGGGCCCGAGGCCGAGCCCGATGAGCAGGCGTCGGCGGCGGCGGGCACCGACTTGTCGGCGCTCTCGCCCGCGGTCGCCGCACAGCTCGCGTACGTCGAGGCGAACTGGCAGTCGACGTCGAACGAGGAGTTCGGGTTCCTCGAGGCGAGCGACTGTGTGAACTTCGCGAGCCAGTCGCTGCTCGAACGCGGCTGGCAGCCCGACGACGAGTGGTGGTACGAGCCGGGCGGCGACCCGTACGCGCACGCGTCGCCGTGGATCAGCTCGACCGCCTTCCGCGACTACCTGGAAGCGCATCCCGAGCGGGCGACCGCGCTCACCGACGACCAGCGCGACCAGGTGAAGGTCGGCGACATCGTGCAGTTCGACTGGGACAACTCAGGCGACCGCGACCATACGGGCATCGTGACCGGCGTCACGACGAACGCCGACGGCACGATCTCGATCGCGTACGCGGGGCACACCGACCCGACCTACGATTTCACGGTGGACGAGGCCATCACCGTGAAGCACCCTGGCGGCACCGCCTACTACTGGAGCATCCCCGAGTAG
- a CDS encoding response regulator transcription factor — protein MSTEQATQRIPQLHKPDGSMVRLLVVDDEASLADLLKMAFRYEGWDVRTAGDGLAAVKAAREFRPDAIVLDIMLPDIDGLEVLQRVRADGTETPVLFLTAKDSLDDRIAGLTAGGDDYVTKPFSLEEVVARVRGLIRRSTLTLAQQRDPVLRVGDLTLDEDSYEVERDGTPIELTATEFELLRFLMRNPRRVLSKAQILDRVWSYDFGGKESVVELYISYLRKKIDQGRTPMIHTVRGAGYMLKAANG, from the coding sequence ATGAGCACCGAGCAGGCGACCCAGCGCATCCCTCAGCTGCACAAGCCCGACGGGTCGATGGTCCGTCTGCTCGTGGTCGACGACGAGGCATCCCTCGCCGACCTGCTGAAGATGGCGTTCCGCTACGAGGGCTGGGACGTGCGCACCGCGGGCGACGGCCTCGCGGCCGTGAAGGCCGCGCGCGAGTTCCGCCCCGACGCGATCGTGCTCGACATCATGCTGCCCGACATCGACGGCCTCGAGGTGCTGCAGCGCGTCCGCGCCGACGGCACCGAGACGCCCGTGCTCTTCCTCACGGCGAAGGACTCGCTCGACGACCGCATCGCGGGTCTCACCGCCGGCGGCGACGACTACGTCACCAAGCCGTTCAGCCTCGAAGAGGTCGTCGCGCGCGTGCGCGGACTCATCCGTCGCTCCACGCTCACGCTCGCGCAGCAGCGCGACCCGGTCCTGCGCGTCGGCGACCTGACCCTCGACGAGGACTCCTACGAGGTCGAGCGCGACGGCACGCCCATCGAGCTCACGGCGACCGAGTTCGAGCTGCTGCGCTTCCTCATGCGCAACCCGCGCCGTGTGCTGTCGAAGGCGCAGATCCTCGACCGGGTGTGGTCGTACGACTTCGGCGGCAAGGAGTCCGTCGTCGAGCTCTACATCTCGTACCTGCGCAAGAAGATCGACCAGGGTCGCACGCCCATGATCCACACGGTCCGCGGCGCAGGCTACATGCTGAAGGCGGCGAACGGATGA
- a CDS encoding sensor histidine kinase has protein sequence MTHPGEPGYAAASRAAHAREQADAAVGADASGRTHASGLGAVLERTPFARGPWTIRRRLLVLIAGLLVAMSVAVGVATVLLFHASSVARLDASLRAASSRADTAAGTGFPADALATVQGFLGVPGQPEGTLGGLVRGAASTAAYIDDGQIIEAGPAATAALAAVSPDGTPHTIRAGALGEYRALAVESEPGVRVVLALPLADVSAQTAQLTVTVVLVAAGGLLIALGAGSLVVRRSLEPLERVTATAQAVSELPLERGDVDLDERVPVDEPGTEVGRLGTAFNRMLGHVASALSAREESERKVRRFVADASHELRTPLASIRGYAELTRLHGGSLPEDVLHAIGRIESESVRMTELVEDLLLLARLDEGRELVAGEVELGPIVADAVADAQVAGPDHEWTVELPDAPVVVPGDEARLRQVLGNLLTNARVHTPEGTSVVATLTTDASSAVITVADDGPGIDPDLRDTLFERFARGDSSRSRRAGSTGLGLAIVRAVAEAHHGEVSVDTEPGRTVFTVRLPLAAGAARRD, from the coding sequence ATGACCCATCCGGGCGAGCCCGGGTACGCCGCGGCCTCGCGCGCGGCGCACGCGCGCGAGCAGGCGGACGCAGCGGTCGGGGCGGATGCCTCGGGTCGGACGCACGCCTCGGGGTTGGGCGCCGTGCTCGAGCGCACCCCGTTCGCGCGCGGGCCGTGGACGATCCGGCGCCGTCTGCTCGTGCTCATCGCGGGTCTGCTCGTCGCCATGAGCGTCGCGGTGGGCGTCGCGACCGTGCTGCTCTTCCACGCCTCGTCGGTGGCCCGGCTCGACGCGAGCCTGCGGGCGGCGTCGTCGCGGGCCGACACGGCGGCCGGTACCGGGTTCCCGGCCGACGCGCTCGCCACCGTGCAGGGGTTCCTCGGCGTGCCGGGCCAGCCCGAGGGCACGCTCGGGGGCCTGGTCCGGGGTGCCGCCTCGACGGCGGCGTACATCGACGACGGCCAGATCATCGAGGCCGGTCCGGCGGCGACCGCCGCGCTCGCCGCGGTCTCGCCCGACGGCACGCCGCACACCATCCGGGCCGGCGCGCTGGGGGAGTACCGCGCGCTCGCCGTGGAGTCGGAGCCTGGCGTGCGGGTCGTGCTCGCCCTGCCGTTGGCCGACGTGAGCGCGCAGACCGCGCAGCTCACCGTCACGGTCGTGCTGGTCGCCGCGGGCGGCCTGCTCATCGCGCTCGGCGCGGGCTCGCTCGTCGTGCGCCGGTCGCTCGAGCCGCTCGAGCGGGTCACCGCGACCGCGCAGGCGGTGTCGGAACTCCCGCTCGAACGCGGTGACGTCGACCTCGACGAGCGCGTGCCGGTCGACGAACCGGGCACCGAGGTCGGCCGCCTCGGCACGGCGTTCAACCGCATGCTCGGCCACGTGGCATCCGCACTCTCAGCCCGTGAGGAGTCGGAACGCAAGGTGCGCCGGTTCGTGGCCGACGCGTCGCACGAGCTGCGCACGCCGCTCGCGTCGATCCGCGGCTACGCGGAGCTCACTCGCCTGCACGGCGGCTCACTGCCCGAGGACGTGCTGCACGCGATCGGCCGCATCGAGTCCGAGTCGGTGCGCATGACCGAGCTCGTCGAGGACCTGCTGCTGCTCGCGCGCCTCGACGAGGGCCGCGAGCTCGTCGCCGGCGAGGTCGAGCTCGGCCCGATCGTCGCCGACGCGGTCGCCGACGCGCAGGTCGCGGGCCCCGACCACGAGTGGACGGTCGAGCTGCCCGACGCGCCGGTCGTCGTGCCCGGCGACGAGGCGCGTCTGCGCCAGGTGCTCGGCAACCTGCTCACGAACGCGCGCGTGCACACCCCCGAGGGCACCTCGGTCGTCGCGACCCTGACGACGGATGCCTCGTCGGCCGTGATCACCGTCGCCGATGACGGCCCGGGCATCGACCCGGACCTGCGCGACACCCTGTTCGAGCGCTTCGCGCGCGGCGACAGCTCGCGCTCGCGTCGTGCAGGAAGCACGGGGCTCGGGCTCGCCATCGTGCGCGCGGTGGCCGAGGCGCACCACGGCGAGGTGTCCGTGGACACCGAGCCCGGGCGCACGGTGTTCACGGTGCGGCTGCCGCTCGCGGCGGGGGCGGCTCGGCGCGACTGA
- a CDS encoding serine hydrolase yields the protein MAGVALAASTVFVAAAPAHAALPEAAWDDLETRLDTLIGEAEADGVRMAVTVEDLSGTYGGEVLSTGSQEPYKAASIIKLPLLALLMDEADAGTLSLDELITIPAGDPNIVGGSGTLRNREFPLDISVRELMELMVQVSDNTATNVLIDRAGGFDAVNAYMAGLGFETLWLGRKMIHPATPPLGENWINADEVTQLISMLYRHEILSASSSEHIIDLMKGQLVDTKFGAVIPREHLGNKTGELADVSHDSGTIFLDGREVSLTATTEFSSSRPRAEVDLYVQQAATIVYEFLQEPVDAPIPDPTIPVSDEWPELASVVQPILDEASVAGVDLGVAVSDLTGYYDERSLYLGKLDRYTTASTIKMALAATVMHQVQSGALSLDDIYTITEAERYGGSGVLLNNPFPQDVSVGTMLDLMITVSDNTATNKLVDVVGGFDPINALTRSAGIGQGDLHFGRKMFGPIVPVYGDIWLTPYGIDQLMTLFYDLAEGDLVRPDLLTAESAQTIVDLMLQQEVKTKLGATIPAEVLAHKTGENADVSHDIGLLLVPGQELTLSVFSTRQTGFTGDVQATANPYLQRIGAAVYAYVLETAPEEGPGGGDGTGGGLPGTGDPDAGTDPSATARPDAALAATGAPVESWLGVAGLVIAMGLGVLLLTRLRRPATGR from the coding sequence GTGGCCGGCGTCGCGCTGGCCGCCTCGACGGTGTTCGTGGCGGCCGCTCCGGCGCACGCCGCCCTGCCGGAGGCCGCTTGGGACGACCTCGAGACTCGACTCGACACGCTCATCGGCGAGGCCGAGGCCGATGGCGTGCGGATGGCCGTCACGGTCGAAGACCTGAGCGGGACGTACGGCGGCGAGGTGCTCTCGACCGGGAGCCAGGAGCCGTACAAGGCGGCGAGCATCATCAAGCTGCCGCTGCTCGCGCTGCTCATGGACGAGGCCGACGCCGGCACGCTGAGCCTCGACGAGCTGATCACCATCCCCGCAGGCGACCCGAATATCGTCGGCGGTTCCGGCACGCTCCGGAATCGTGAGTTCCCGCTCGACATCAGCGTGCGCGAGCTCATGGAGCTCATGGTCCAGGTGAGCGACAACACGGCGACGAACGTGCTCATCGATCGGGCGGGCGGGTTCGACGCCGTGAACGCCTACATGGCAGGTCTCGGGTTCGAGACGCTCTGGCTCGGACGCAAGATGATCCACCCCGCGACACCGCCGCTCGGCGAGAACTGGATCAACGCCGACGAGGTGACCCAGCTGATCAGCATGCTGTACCGCCATGAGATCCTGAGCGCGTCGTCGAGCGAGCACATCATCGACCTCATGAAAGGTCAGTTGGTCGACACCAAGTTCGGTGCGGTCATCCCGCGTGAGCACCTCGGCAACAAGACCGGGGAGCTCGCCGACGTGTCGCACGACAGCGGCACCATCTTCCTCGACGGACGCGAAGTGTCGCTCACCGCGACGACCGAGTTCAGCTCGAGCCGCCCGCGTGCGGAGGTCGACCTGTACGTGCAGCAGGCCGCGACGATCGTCTACGAGTTCCTGCAGGAGCCGGTCGACGCGCCGATCCCCGACCCGACCATCCCCGTGTCGGACGAGTGGCCCGAGCTCGCCTCAGTCGTGCAGCCGATCCTCGACGAGGCATCCGTCGCGGGCGTCGACCTCGGCGTCGCGGTGTCGGACCTCACCGGCTACTACGACGAGCGCTCGCTGTACCTCGGCAAGCTCGACCGGTACACCACGGCGAGCACGATCAAGATGGCGCTCGCGGCGACCGTCATGCACCAGGTGCAGTCCGGCGCGCTGAGCCTCGACGACATCTACACGATCACCGAGGCGGAGCGCTACGGCGGGTCGGGCGTGCTGCTGAACAACCCCTTCCCGCAGGACGTGAGCGTCGGCACGATGCTCGACCTCATGATCACCGTCAGCGACAACACCGCGACGAACAAGCTCGTCGACGTGGTCGGTGGCTTCGACCCGATCAACGCGCTGACCCGGTCGGCCGGCATCGGCCAGGGCGACCTGCACTTCGGCCGCAAGATGTTCGGCCCGATCGTGCCCGTCTACGGCGACATCTGGCTGACGCCGTACGGCATCGACCAGCTCATGACCCTGTTCTACGACCTCGCGGAGGGCGACCTCGTGCGCCCCGACCTGCTGACCGCGGAGTCGGCGCAGACGATCGTCGACCTCATGCTGCAGCAGGAGGTGAAGACGAAGCTCGGAGCGACGATCCCCGCCGAGGTGCTCGCACACAAGACCGGTGAGAACGCCGACGTCAGCCACGACATCGGCCTGCTCCTCGTGCCAGGCCAAGAGCTCACGCTCTCGGTGTTCTCGACCCGGCAGACCGGCTTCACGGGCGACGTGCAGGCGACCGCGAACCCGTACCTGCAGCGCATCGGCGCGGCCGTGTACGCGTACGTGCTCGAGACGGCGCCCGAGGAGGGGCCCGGCGGTGGCGACGGGACCGGCGGCGGGCTGCCGGGCACGGGTGACCCCGACGCCGGCACCGACCCGTCCGCAACTGCGCGCCCCGATGCCGCACTCGCGGCGACCGGTGCACCGGTCGAAAGCTGGCTCGGCGTAGCGGGGCTCGTCATCGCGATGGGACTCGGCGTACTCCTGCTGACCCGCCTCCGGCGGCCCGCAACGGGTCGCTGA
- a CDS encoding RidA family protein, which yields MEITHVNPASLHTNPAFSQGVLVRGDHDTLVVGGQNGTDVSGAIVDGGAAAQTEQALRNVLAVLAEAGADQTNVTRLAVYLDPTVSVDEGFGASMRVWGPHPTAITVQYVAKMGRPGALVEIEALAAIPRE from the coding sequence ATGGAGATCACACACGTCAATCCCGCCTCGCTGCACACGAATCCGGCGTTCAGCCAAGGGGTGCTGGTGCGCGGCGATCACGACACGCTGGTCGTGGGCGGCCAGAACGGCACGGATGTCTCGGGCGCGATCGTCGACGGCGGCGCAGCCGCGCAGACCGAGCAGGCGCTGCGTAACGTGCTCGCGGTGCTCGCCGAGGCCGGCGCCGACCAGACGAACGTCACTCGGCTCGCCGTCTACCTCGACCCGACCGTGTCGGTCGACGAGGGGTTCGGAGCCTCGATGCGGGTCTGGGGACCGCACCCCACGGCGATCACCGTGCAGTATGTCGCGAAGATGGGCCGCCCCGGTGCACTCGTCGAGATCGAGGCGCTCGCCGCGATCCCGCGCGAGTGA
- a CDS encoding MarR family winged helix-turn-helix transcriptional regulator: MTAATADPAVDEAIALVEEQLGVVFTRARQLWKQAAEQIHPDLQPAGYKVLSTIVRLEATNAHVLADLLDMDKSSVSRQVRVLEEAGFVESRPDERDGRLRVLAPTPVAVERIRAVRERHQARVRRVLEDRAPEELVAFAGMLRLIADAPDA, encoded by the coding sequence ATGACCGCCGCGACCGCCGACCCCGCCGTCGACGAGGCCATCGCCCTCGTGGAGGAACAGCTGGGTGTGGTGTTCACCCGCGCGCGCCAGCTCTGGAAGCAGGCGGCCGAGCAGATCCACCCCGACCTGCAGCCCGCGGGCTACAAGGTGCTGTCGACGATCGTCCGCCTCGAGGCGACGAACGCCCACGTGCTCGCGGACCTGCTCGACATGGACAAGAGCTCCGTGAGCCGCCAGGTGCGCGTGCTCGAAGAGGCCGGGTTCGTCGAGAGCCGCCCCGACGAGCGCGACGGCCGGCTGCGGGTGCTCGCCCCCACACCGGTCGCGGTCGAGCGGATCCGTGCCGTGCGCGAGCGGCACCAGGCGCGCGTGCGTCGCGTGCTGGAAGACCGGGCCCCCGAGGAGCTCGTCGCATTCGCGGGCATGCTCCGCCTCATCGCCGACGCCCCCGACGCCTAG
- a CDS encoding MDR family MFS transporter: protein MSRKTSKPAAGEQLTESGMTHRAVLTALSGLLLGMFVSMLATTVVGSSLPVIISDLSGDQSAFTWVVTATLLATTVSTPIWGKLADLFNRKFLLQLALVIFVVSSAIAGFSQDPGMLITMRVFQGLGAGGLGALSQIVMADILSPRERGKYAGLFGAVMAIATVGGPLLGGVVTDAFGWRWNFFIGLPIAIVALVILQRTLHLPKAAKRKVSIDYAGIVLISSGVALLLIWVSLGGSQFEWNSVESWLMAVGGVVLLAIAVVVELKSKEPLIPLTLFKNRTFTLSVLASISVGVAMFGTAVFLSQYMQLARGATPTESGLLTIPMMAGVLISSTVIGALISRRGKWKAYVITGAVLMIAGTVLLSQLHYDTDFFYVGASMFVLGAGVGMIMQNLVLVVQNTTQVSTMGVATSAVTFFRSLGGTAGVAVMGSILGTVVADHVKSGIATLAPEQQAIAAKALAGGAIPHVNELPDQIRVVVESAYGLGVGAVFLAAVPLAVITLITVIFLPNVQLGTLNAVQRAKHERDGDGGEGAPLSEAELIGEELFEASEATVAVPVTGTVPVIDEARPREAHSRKEGRP, encoded by the coding sequence ATGTCACGCAAGACTTCCAAGCCCGCCGCCGGTGAGCAGCTCACCGAGAGCGGCATGACGCACCGCGCCGTCCTCACGGCTCTCTCTGGCCTGCTCCTCGGCATGTTCGTGTCGATGCTCGCCACCACCGTGGTCGGCAGCTCGCTGCCGGTCATCATCTCCGACCTCAGCGGCGACCAGAGCGCCTTCACCTGGGTCGTCACCGCGACGCTGCTCGCGACGACCGTCTCGACGCCCATCTGGGGCAAGCTCGCCGACCTGTTCAACCGGAAGTTCCTGCTACAGCTCGCGCTGGTCATCTTCGTGGTGTCGTCGGCGATCGCCGGATTCTCGCAGGACCCGGGCATGCTCATCACGATGCGCGTGTTCCAGGGCCTCGGCGCGGGCGGCCTCGGCGCGCTCAGCCAGATCGTCATGGCCGACATCCTGAGCCCGCGCGAGCGCGGCAAGTACGCCGGCCTCTTCGGCGCCGTCATGGCCATCGCGACCGTCGGCGGCCCGCTCCTCGGCGGCGTCGTGACCGACGCCTTCGGCTGGCGCTGGAACTTCTTCATCGGCCTGCCGATCGCGATCGTCGCGCTCGTCATCCTGCAGCGCACGCTGCACCTGCCGAAGGCGGCCAAGCGCAAGGTCTCGATCGACTACGCCGGCATCGTGCTCATCTCCAGCGGCGTCGCGCTGCTGCTGATCTGGGTGTCGCTCGGCGGCAGCCAGTTCGAGTGGAACTCGGTGGAGTCGTGGCTCATGGCCGTGGGCGGCGTCGTGCTGCTCGCGATCGCGGTCGTGGTCGAGCTGAAGTCCAAGGAACCGCTCATCCCCCTGACGCTCTTCAAGAACCGCACCTTCACGCTCTCGGTGCTCGCGAGCATCTCGGTCGGCGTGGCCATGTTCGGCACGGCCGTGTTCCTCAGCCAGTACATGCAGCTCGCGCGCGGCGCGACCCCGACCGAGTCGGGGCTGCTGACCATCCCGATGATGGCGGGCGTGCTCATCTCGTCGACCGTGATCGGGGCGTTGATCTCGCGGCGCGGCAAGTGGAAGGCGTACGTCATCACGGGCGCCGTGCTCATGATCGCGGGCACGGTGCTGCTCTCCCAGCTGCACTACGACACCGACTTCTTCTACGTCGGCGCCTCCATGTTCGTGCTCGGTGCGGGCGTCGGCATGATCATGCAGAACCTCGTGCTCGTCGTGCAGAACACCACCCAGGTCAGCACCATGGGCGTCGCGACGAGCGCGGTGACGTTCTTCCGCAGCCTCGGCGGCACGGCCGGCGTCGCGGTCATGGGATCAATCCTCGGCACCGTGGTCGCCGACCACGTCAAGTCGGGTATCGCGACGCTCGCGCCCGAGCAGCAGGCCATCGCGGCCAAGGCACTCGCCGGCGGGGCCATCCCGCACGTGAACGAGCTTCCCGACCAGATCCGGGTCGTCGTCGAGTCGGCCTACGGGCTGGGTGTGGGCGCGGTGTTCCTCGCGGCCGTGCCGCTCGCGGTGATCACGCTCATCACGGTGATCTTCCTGCCGAACGTGCAGCTCGGCACGCTGAACGCCGTGCAGCGGGCGAAGCACGAGCGTGACGGCGACGGCGGCGAGGGCGCCCCGCTTTCGGAAGCAGAGCTGATCGGGGAAGAATTGTTCGAGGCATCCGAAGCGACCGTCGCGGTGCCCGTGACCGGAACCGTCCCGGTCATCGACGAAGCGCGTCCGCGCGAAGCGCACTCACGCAAGGAAGGCCGGCCCTGA
- the rplJ gene encoding 50S ribosomal protein L10, translated as MANKEASVAELKNLFESSTAVLLTEYRGLTVAQLKTLRKSISGDASYAVVKNTLTKIAANQAGISAFDDELKGPSAIAFVHGDPVAVAKSLREFTKANPLLVVKGGYFDGKPLTAEEVGKLADLESREVLLGKLAGAFKASLFGAAYLFNAPLSKAVRTVDALREKQESAA; from the coding sequence ATGGCGAACAAGGAAGCCTCGGTTGCCGAACTCAAGAACCTGTTCGAGAGCTCGACCGCCGTTCTGCTGACCGAATACCGCGGCCTCACTGTTGCGCAGCTCAAGACGCTGCGCAAGTCCATCAGTGGGGACGCGAGCTACGCCGTGGTGAAGAACACGCTGACCAAGATCGCCGCCAACCAGGCCGGCATCTCCGCGTTCGACGACGAGCTCAAGGGCCCGTCGGCGATCGCGTTCGTGCACGGTGACCCGGTCGCCGTCGCGAAGTCGCTGCGTGAGTTCACCAAGGCGAACCCCCTCCTCGTGGTCAAGGGCGGCTATTTCGATGGCAAGCCCCTGACCGCCGAAGAGGTAGGCAAGCTCGCCGACCTCGAGTCCCGCGAAGTGCTGCTCGGCAAGCTCGCCGGCGCCTTCAAGGCCTCGCTGTTCGGAGCCGCATATCTGTTCAACGCACCGCTGTCGAAGGCCGTTCGCACGGTCGACGCGCTGCGTGAGAAGCAGGAGTCCGCTGCGTAG
- the rplL gene encoding 50S ribosomal protein L7/L12: MAKLSTEELLEQFKGLTLIELSEFVKAFEETFEVTAAAPVAVAGPAAAGGGAAAEEVEEKDSFDVILEAAGDKKIQVIKVVRELTSLGLGEAKAVVDGAPKAVLEGANKETADKAKASLEEAGATVTLK, encoded by the coding sequence ATGGCGAAGCTGTCCACTGAGGAACTGCTCGAGCAGTTCAAGGGCCTGACCCTCATCGAGCTCTCGGAGTTCGTCAAGGCGTTCGAGGAGACCTTCGAGGTCACCGCGGCCGCCCCCGTTGCCGTTGCCGGCCCCGCTGCCGCTGGCGGCGGCGCCGCTGCTGAAGAGGTTGAGGAGAAGGACTCCTTCGACGTCATCCTCGAGGCTGCCGGCGACAAGAAGATCCAGGTCATCAAGGTCGTCCGCGAGCTCACCTCGCTCGGCCTCGGCGAGGCCAAGGCCGTCGTCGACGGTGCCCCCAAGGCCGTGCTCGAGGGCGCGAACAAGGAGACCGCCGACAAGGCGAAGGCTTCCCTCGAGGAGGCCGGCGCGACCGTCACCCTCAAGTAA